Within Candidatus Stygibacter australis, the genomic segment TAAGTATAGCGTGAAATATTCATAACCTGATCACCGCTTATTTTCACGATATAACGGTATTCACCAGTATCAAGATCATAATTCAGGGTATCTCTAAAGGTGAAATTCCAGTCCTTTCTCTCAGGAAGTTTTTCCGGAGATGCTTCCACTTCATTAAGAATGAATTGATCCATTTCAAAGAATTCTGTGATAGATCTTTCTGCAAGTTGACGGGCTTCATCTTCTGATAACTCCATCCCGGCACGACCTTCCGGCAGGGTATGCCTGAAGGCAGTAACTATACCTTCCGAATTGATCATGAACTTGTAAGCTTCTGCCCTGGCAGCTACATCTCCATGCCAGGTGCGAAAATTGACCTGCCAGACAGGCTCATTGACATATTCACCTATTGCCTGGTGGTATATAGATTCTCCAGCCTCCTGCCAGACAAGTTTATCACTATTATATACGGAATTAATGATATCAGCATCAATTCGCCAGCTATTATCCAGCTCAATATTCTGTTCACTAAGTGCCTGTTCTGCACGCTCAATTGCCTGGGTGCGATTCAATTTCATTTGGGGCTGATCTGCCCGGAAGCTGGTAAATGCCACCCAGCAGGCAGCTCCGATTACAGCAGAAATTATCAGCCAGGTGAGAATACGAGGATTATAGGTGCGGTGGGAAATGATGATTTCTGGAGCTTTGGGAGGTTTAGCCGGGGCAGGCAGCCAGAATTTATTAAGAAAGTTATTACTTATCTGCTGCCATTTACCTGCCCTTATACGGAAATAGATGATGATCAATAAGGGTAAGAGGATGCCGGCAAGTACTAAAATTCGATTTACCCAGATACCTGGAGCTTTCATGATCCAGATATACATAGCCATGAGTACAGCATCAAAACTGAAATGCAGAATGATGGCGGTATATAAGCCGAATCGCAGATATAAGAATGCAAAGATCAGAGAGGGAACAATGAGTTCCACTACCCGGGCATAAGCCGGTTGAGCAGCGTAATTTGCATGACCAGCACTGAAAATGAGAGCTTGAAGGATCAAACCCAGCACCAGGAATAATTTCTCTTTATTAAGTTTGCGGCCAATGAGAACCATACCTGCTAATGGTACTGCCCGGAAAAGCGCTTCTTCCCAGAATCCAGCGTGAAGTGCCATCGATAACACGGAAAGCCAGGGCAGGGGCATGGCAATAAAATTAGGATCCACCTGTAATCCGGCAGGATTCCACCAGCCCAGATGTTTGGATGTAAATAGATAAAATCCCAGCACATAAGCCAGGTTGATAGCGACAAGTCCATAGCCGGCGAGGGTGTTGCCTAAAATCCGTGTAGAAGGTGCTACGGGTGCTGAAAGTGTTTTCCAGAACCTTACATGATTTGGGAAAGCACGACGAGTAAGACTCTCAGCAGCAATAAAGGAAAGTGCCAGCAGAATGAAGTTTTGAATGAATCCCAGTAGATTTGTCATAATATTCTGCATGATATGTGCCTGAGGAGTTACTGCGGTATCGTACCATATCCAGGAAATGGGCAGATTATTGAATCCAGCCAGAAATCCCAGAAAGGAAACTATAAAAGCCCACAATAAGGCTTTGCGATATAAAAGGTAACGCGTGCGCAGAAGAAAGAAAGAACCCAGCCCGATTCCCAGCAGACCATATAGGAAAAGCATGCCATATTGAGCTCCGCTGGCAATGGTATTATTAGCTGACCGCATCTCCTGAAATCTGCGGCTGAATGCTTCGGGTATCTTCACAGAATGCTCCAGCTGACTCACATGATCACCACTTACTCCAATAGTAAAACGATATCTGGCTTCATTAAGCATTTCCGGGCGTTCATACACAAATTCATAATCCTGACGTCTGGAGATAACAACATTCTTTTTAGTTTCTATCAATTGATAATCTGCAAGGTTCACCCCCAGTCTTTCAGCTGCTGATTCACCTAAACTTTGAGCTGCTTCCACGCTGATATTATTACCAGGTTCGCTCTCAGGAATAATTTCATTATATCCGTAAAATTCTCCATCAGGTGTGTAATAAAAGTATGCCTGATGTTCCTCTTGAGGAATAAAGTGACGTACTATCCACTGATAAGGCTGGTATTTGCCTTCGGCTAGAAACTTATTATAACCTTCTTTTCCACCAGCTTCCAGCTCAATGTAATACTGTAGAAAACTGCTTTCATTAAAGATCACTGCCTGCCTGCTTTCTGAGGGGCCAACATCCCAGTTTTCGCTATCATCTCTGGCAGATTGCAGGGCTTCCTGTCTGTCCATAGTTATTTCCAGATTGATGAAACTCATGATACGGGAGAAGTTCTGCAGGCAGAATATCGAGGCAGCTATCACAATAAGGGTAAAGATAATCCAGAATAGAGGTTTACGGAACATAATGAAACTCCTTTATAAGGATAATATTTTTTTTATTTAAGCAGTACCAACTTACCAGTTTTACCGCTGATATTGTGCTGGTAGAGATATAATCCAGCAGCAGCTTTTCTACCTTTTTCCACCATGCCATCCCAGTGATAGCAGCGGTAATTATCAGGAGAAAGCGAGCTGGTGATAGTGCGTATTTTTCTGCCTCTGATGTCATATATAGTGATCTTATCTATGGCATCCACCTCGTCATTATTAGTATCATCAGCCCTGGCTGGAGCGTAATAAATATCCACATAATCTCTGGCTGGATTGGGCTGGGCATAAAACTCAACTGCGGGAACAAAGGGCTCTTCTTCCTCAAATTGCAGAATAGTGGAATTAACTTCACCTTCTGATGTAAATTGGATCAATTCATTCTGGAGTAATTGAGTATCAAGCAAATCACGCGTTTTGATACCTATCAGATTACCATAATCCTGCCAGGAAAGTTTATTGGAATTATTACTGGTTGTATTTTTAAAGGCATATAGTGAATTGCCATCGCTGAATAGCATATTGGATGAGCAACGGGCATTTAGAAAGTAGTCTGAGGGATTGATACCCAGCAGATTAGTTTCGCTATAAGCAGCCTGCAATCCCGCTGAAACATCACTATCATTATCCAGAATATATTTTACCAGGTAATGATGATATAATTCACTATCAATAAATGAACCCAGGCTGCCATATTCACCAAACCAGTTAGAGGGATATTGTTCAAACCAGAATTCACCCAGAAAGTCCATAATTGCCTGGCGTAGGGGAGTGGAGATCACACCATTATGGCACATGCTGAAGGTTCCCTGGCTGCCATCAATCCGAAAAGGATGAGAGCCACTGCCCCCAGTGGCATTTCGGGCATGAGCGATAACCAGAAAATAGTCATTATCATCAGATAAAATCTCCTGTCTGGCATCATCAAGAGGTTCCCGCATGCCATCACCATACCAGGTGCTGCTGCCGGTTTTATACCAGCAATCGCTTTCCAGTAGATAAGCAGAATCTCTTCTATAAGCAATCACTCCGTAACCATCAGGATTAGTGCCTGAGCTTGATCTGCTGATCAGAAAATCAAAGTATTGATCCACGGTTTCCTGATGTTCACCAAATCCGCTGTCATCTGTAAGTATCAGCGCAAACATATCACAGCTCCAGGCGAAGCAGATCATCAATAGGAGTAATGAGGTTATCAGAATTTTCATGGCAAAGGGCTACAGGTAAGGAAATTCTCTGGAAAGGTAATTCACCACATAATCAAGGACACTATCATCTAATGATAAGAAGTTCATGGGATAGCCTGCTTCCTGCAATTTATCCATTACTGCACAGGTATAATTTTG encodes:
- a CDS encoding type II CAAX endopeptidase family protein is translated as MFRKPLFWIIFTLIVIAASIFCLQNFSRIMSFINLEITMDRQEALQSARDDSENWDVGPSESRQAVIFNESSFLQYYIELEAGGKEGYNKFLAEGKYQPYQWIVRHFIPQEEHQAYFYYTPDGEFYGYNEIIPESEPGNNISVEAAQSLGESAAERLGVNLADYQLIETKKNVVISRRQDYEFVYERPEMLNEARYRFTIGVSGDHVSQLEHSVKIPEAFSRRFQEMRSANNTIASGAQYGMLFLYGLLGIGLGSFFLLRTRYLLYRKALLWAFIVSFLGFLAGFNNLPISWIWYDTAVTPQAHIMQNIMTNLLGFIQNFILLALSFIAAESLTRRAFPNHVRFWKTLSAPVAPSTRILGNTLAGYGLVAINLAYVLGFYLFTSKHLGWWNPAGLQVDPNFIAMPLPWLSVLSMALHAGFWEEALFRAVPLAGMVLIGRKLNKEKLFLVLGLILQALIFSAGHANYAAQPAYARVVELIVPSLIFAFLYLRFGLYTAIILHFSFDAVLMAMYIWIMKAPGIWVNRILVLAGILLPLLIIIYFRIRAGKWQQISNNFLNKFWLPAPAKPPKAPEIIISHRTYNPRILTWLIISAVIGAACWVAFTSFRADQPQMKLNRTQAIERAEQALSEQNIELDNSWRIDADIINSVYNSDKLVWQEAGESIYHQAIGEYVNEPVWQVNFRTWHGDVAARAEAYKFMINSEGIVTAFRHTLPEGRAGMELSEDEARQLAERSITEFFEMDQFILNEVEASPEKLPERKDWNFTFRDTLNYDLDTGEYRYIVKISGDQVMNISRYTYVPEDWARQERNKSRPIRLFSNFANIIFILFYFAIGVMAVVSWSNRNFNISAFYFILIIMFITTLVLRLNQWQQVPAGFSTSQPWNNQVLQYILGSVTNVLLLSFVFALLAGFLGSWENKTINKLRVHNVILAALCFSGITALVSYFKPDYLPWRPSLDAIADFSPFLTVISQSVSQWITSSLLLIFVMHWLSKISARGQKRKFLIWLIFFFVILILRQNALVYAKFADFAYLMILSALLASALYHIFLQVLVFDLSLVPVFLAVNASLPLLQNCFINSWLGAIPANIMAIIIINLLAWGWLMLLRRYSSKVNI